A portion of the Calliphora vicina chromosome 5, idCalVici1.1, whole genome shotgun sequence genome contains these proteins:
- the LOC135962484 gene encoding trypsin alpha-4-like, with the protein MLKLVVLLCAVACALGAAVPEGMIPQLDGRIVGGEATTISSFPWQISLQRSGSHSCGGSIYNSKIIVTAAHCLQSVSTSVLKIRAGSSYWNSGGVLVGVAAYKSHEGYNYKTMVNDIAIIRLSSSLMMSSTIKAIALATNAPPSGAAATVSGWGTTSSGGSIPAQLRYVNLKIVDRSQCASSTYGYGAEIKSTMICAYTADKDSCQGDSGGPLVSGGVLAGVVSWGYGCAYANYPGVYADVAVLRTWVTKNALSI; encoded by the coding sequence ATGTTGAAATTAGTGGTTTTATTGTGTGCTGTTGCCTGTGCTTTGGGTGCTGCCGTGCCTGAGGGTATGATCCCTCAATTGGATGGACGCATTGTTGGCGGTGAAGCTACCACCATCAGTTCATTCCCTTGGCAAATCTCTCTCCAACGTAGTGGTTCTCACTCTTGCGGTGGTTCCATCTACAACTCCAAAATCATTGTGACTGCTGCCCATTGCTTGCAATCCGTCTCGACCTCTGTCTTGAAGATTCGTGCTGGTTCTTCCTACTGGAATTCTGGTGGTGTTTTGGTTGGTGTGGCTGCTTACAAGAGCCATGAAGGCTACAACTACAAAACCATGGTTAACGATATTGCCATCATTCGTTTGAGCTCTTCTTTGATGATGTCTTCCACGATTAAGGCTATTGCTTTGGCTACCAATGCCCCTCCTAGTGGAGCTGCTGCTACGGTTTCCGGTTGGGGTACCACCTCATCTGGTGGCAGCATTCCCGCTCAATTGAGATATGTCAACCTTAAGATTGTCGATCGCAGTCAATGCGCTTCTTCCACCTATGGCTATGGTGCTGAAATCAAGTCTACCATGATCTGTGCCTACACTGCCGATAAGGACTCTTGCCAAGGTGACTCTGGCGGCCCTTTGGTGTCCGGTGGTGTCTTGGCTGGTGTTGTATCATGGGGTTATGGCTGCGCCTACGCCAACTATCCTGGTGTATATGCTGATGTTGCTGTTCTCCGCACCTGGGTTACGAAAAATGCTTTatccatttaa
- the LOC135962491 gene encoding coiled-coil domain-containing protein 103 — MFSTNIAAKITAEELQYLEEMCLETLKSGELHTLRNEAKLRAVNNTKSYDEFKDIVDAAHLKPISRQDKMNSKTKNRLWNSAAREIED, encoded by the exons atgttttcaaccaATATAGCAGCTAAAATAACGGCTGAAGAGTTACAATATTTAGAGGAAATGTGTCTGGAGACTTTAAAGTCTGGTGAATTACATACATTAAGAAATGAGGCAAAATTGCGAGCTGTTAATAACACTAAAAGTTATGATGAATTTAA agataTAGTGGACGCCGCTCATTTGAAACCAATATCGAGACAAGataaaatgaattcaaaaacaaaaaatcgttTATGGAATTCTGCTGCTCGAGAGATTGAAGATTAA
- the LOC135962485 gene encoding trypsin alpha-4-like: MLKFVILLSAIACALGAAIPEGMVPELDGRIVGGVATTISSYPWQISLQRSGSHSCGGSIYNSKIIVTAAHCLQSVSASVLKVRAGSSYWNSGGVLVSVAAFKNHEGYNSNTKVNDIAVIRLSSSLTMSSSIKSIALATSAPANGAAATVSGWGTTSSGGSIPAQLRYVNLKIVGRTQCASSTYGYGSQIKSSMLCAYTVGKDSCQGDSGGPLVSGGVLVGVVSWGYGCAYTNYPGVYADVAALRSWVVSAASSV; this comes from the coding sequence ATGTTGAAATTTGTGATTTTGTTGTCGGCTATTGCCTGCGCTTTGGGGGCTGCCATTCCTGAGGGAATGGTCCCTGAATTGGATGGTCGCATTGTTGGTGGTGTGGCTACCACCATTAGCTCCTATCCTTGGCAAATCTCCCTCCAACGTAGTGGTTCTCATTCTTGCGGTGGTTCCATCTACAATTCTAAGATCATAGTAACTGCTGCTCACTGCTTGCAATCCGTCTCTGCATCTGTGTTGAAGGTTCGTGCCGGTTCTTCCTACTGGAATTCCGGTGGTGTTTTGGTGAGTGTTGCTGCTTTCAAGAATCACGAAGGTTACAACTCCAATACCAAAGTTAACGACATTGCCGTCATCCGTTTGAGCTCATCTTTAACCATGTCCTCCAGCATCAAATCCATCGCTTTAGCTACATCTGCTCCCGCTAATGGTGCTGCTGCTACCGTCTCCGGTTGGGGTACTACCTCGTCTGGTGGTAGCATTCCCGCTCAATTAAGATACGTCAACCTTAAGATTGTAGGCCGCACTCAATGTGCTTCTTCCACCTATGGTTATGGTAGTCAAATCAAGTCCAGCATGTTGTGTGCCTACACTGTCGGCAAGGACTCTTGCCAAGGTGATTCTGGTGGCCCTCTAGTGTCCGGTGGTGTATTGGTTGGTGTTGTCTCCTGGGGCTATGGATGTGCATACACCAACTACCCTGGTGTGTATGCTGATGTAGCTGCTCTCCGCTCCTGGGTTGTCAGTGCAGCTTCTTCCGTTTAA
- the LOC135960198 gene encoding death-associated protein 1, which produces MADEQQPTLLAGHPPAVKAGGMRIVQHKTPNAERPAKDAEDCTGLTQPVNVNAMSVSGAPVKGNSDYSPEAAQVAHNPKPPAHVATKPHINIQQPRK; this is translated from the exons ATGGCTGATGAACAACAACCTACTTTATTGGCTGGACATCCACCGGCAG TTAAGGCTGGTGGCATGCGTATTGTACAACATAAAACACCCAATGCGGAACGTCCTGCCAAAGATGCCGAAGATTGTACTGGTTTAACT CAACCTGTTAATGTAAATGCTATGTCGGTGAGTGGAGCTCCTGTCAAGGGTAATTCAGATTATAGTCCTGAGGCAGCCCAGGTGGCCCATAATCCAAAACCACCAGCACATGTTGCTACAAAGCCCCATATTAACATTCAACAACCTCGCAAATGA
- the Urod gene encoding uroporphyrinogen decarboxylase, producing MKDAKNFPALKNDNLLKAARGEDVDRVPVWVMRQAGRYLPEFQEVRKVHDFFTVCRTPELACEVTMQPLRRFDLDASIIFSDILVIPQALGMTVEMHPGVGPVFPEPLQTPADLAKLTPEGAVNRLTYVGDAITMMRHKLEGKVPLIGFTGAPWTLMGYMIEGGGSKTMSKAKFWLTDYSEDAKKLLEMLTASIVDYLEMQVKAGAQLLQMFESSAEHLTKEDFLKWCVPYIKEINDKLKQRLTDQGIPLVPMTLFAKGAGHSLAEQAQLGYEVLGLDWTVDPEDARKQVGPNITLQGNLDPQDMYKTPEEIRELTTTMVRKFGKTRYIANLGHGITPLTPIVSMETLVDAVHKAL from the exons atGAAGGATGCAAAG AATTTTCCGGCTTTGAAAAATGATAATTTGTTGAAAGCGGCACGTGGCGAAGACGTAGATCGTGTACCAGTATGGGTAATGAGACAAGCCGGCCGCTATTTACCCGAATTCCAAGAAGTACGCAAGGTGCATGATTTTTTTACGGTGTGCAGGACTCCGGAATTGGCCTGTGAAGTTACTATGCAGCCATTGAGAAGATTCGATTTAGATGCTTCAATtatattttctgatattttggTTATACCCCAGGCATTGGGTATGACTGTGGAAATGCATCCGGGTGTg ggcCCAGTTTTCCCCGAACCTTTACAAACTCCTGCTGATTTGGCGAAACTAACTCCTGAAGGAGCGGTGAACCGTTTAACTTACGTGGGAGATGCCATTACCATGATGAGACATAAATTAGAGGGCAAAGTACCACTTATAGGTTTTACCGGGGCACCA tgGACTCTTATGGGCTATATGATAGAGGGTGGAGGTAGTAAAACTATGTCCAAGGCTAAATTTTGGCTTACTGACTATTCAGAAGATGCTAAGAAGCTTTTAGAAATGCTTACTGCTTCTATTGTCGACTACTTGGAAATGCAAGTTAAGGCTGGAGCCCAACTTTTACAAATGTTTGAATCTTCTGCCGAGCATTTAACcaaagaagactttttaaaatgGTGTGTGCCTTATATTAAGGAAATTAATGACAAATTGAAACAGCGTTTAACTGACCAGGGAATTCCTTTAGTACCCATG ACATTATTCGCCAAAGGTGCTGGTCACTCTTTAGCCGAACAAGCACAATTGGGCTATGAAGTTTTAGGTCTTGACTGGACTGTAGATCCCGAAGATGCCCGCAAACAAGTTGGTCCCAATATTACACTGCAGGGCAATTTGGATCCACAGGATATGTATAAAACACCCGAAGAAATACGCGAATTAACTACAACAATGGTGCGCAAATTTGGTAAAACTCGTTATATTGCCAATTTGGGTCACGGTATAACACCACTAACTCCCATTGTTAGTATGGAGACATTGGTCGATGCTGTCCACAAAGCCTTGTAG
- the LOC135960621 gene encoding transmembrane protein 234 homolog — protein sequence MFFNILSLIAVGILWGCTNPFIKLGSQGIEQINTGSSAKNIWLELKTIALRLKYWVPFLLNQSGSVLYVWTLQSCNITVAVPVANSLTFAFTAITGYMLGERIPGKNIIIGTLLVCVGSSFMLYDQVIRQTSNLLEVK from the exons atgttttttaatattt tATCATTGATTGCTGTGGGCATATTATGGGGCTGTACAAATCCTTTTATAAAATTGGGTAGTCAAGGCATTGAACAAATAAATACCGGTTCTTCCGCCAAAAATATATGGCTAGAATTGAAAACTATTGCATTGCGCCTAAAATATTGGGTGCCATTTTTGCTGAATCAATCCGGCAGCGTCTTATATGTTTGGACTTTACAATCTTGCAATATAACGGTTGCCGTTCCGGTGGCCAATTCTTTGACCTTTGCTTTTACGGCTATTACGGGATATATGTTGGGGGAAAGAATTCCCGGTAAAA ATATTATTATTGGGACATTATTAGTCTGTGTCGGCTCTTCTTTTATGTTATATGACCAAGTTATAAGACAAACCTCAAATTTATTAGAAGTGAAATAA
- the RpL31 gene encoding large ribosomal subunit protein eL31: MAKTKGEKRNKSAINEVVTRECTIHLAKRVHNIGFKKRAPRAIKEIRKFAEKEMGTNDVRIDTRLNKHIWSKGIRSTPFRVRVRLARRRNDDEDSPNKLYTLVTYVPVATHKNLQTENVESNDD; the protein is encoded by the exons ATGGCCAAAACAAAAGGTGAAAAACGTAACAAGTCCGCCATCAATGAAGTGGTAACCCGCGAGTGCACCATTCACTTGGCCAAGCGTGTCCACAACATTGGCTTCAAGAAGCGTGCTCCCCGTGCTATTAAGGAAATCCGCAAATTTGCCGAAAAGGAGATGGGTACCAATGATGTCAGAATCGACACCCGTTTGAACAAGCACATCTGGTCCAAGGGTATCAG ATCCACCCCCTTCCGCGTTCGCGTACGTTTGGCTCGTCGTCGTAATGATGATGAAGATTCACCCAACAAATTGTACACTTTGGTAACTTATGTTCCTGTTGCCACCCACAAGAACTTGCAAACCGAAAATGTTGAATCCAACGATGATTAA
- the LOC135962413 gene encoding putative N(4)-(beta-N-acetylglucosaminyl)-L-asparaginase GG24090 produces MFRDYKHLKIYIFWSLFIINISKIYTENKLPLIINTWAFEEANEAAWTSLQQGDSALDALVVGCTTCEEQQCDGTVGYGGSPDENGETTLDAMIMDGSNMNIGAVGGLRQIKSAAKVARMVLEHTQHTMLVGDAASNFAEMMGFRRESLTTPKSKQIWQDWHNNRCQPNFWLNVIPDATKQCGPYKPHNKWHKNDNERYSYKVDQWNHDTIGMIAIDVTGKIFAGTSTNGARHKIPGRVGDSPIPGAGAYADNEVGAAVATGDGDIMMRFLPSLLAVEFLRVGLTPEEAAAKSMARIVKYYPHFSGALVVTDRWGNYSAACVGIERFPYSIAFGETSTRVEYKQCIQQNAKRSDLK; encoded by the coding sequence atgtttagagATTACaagcatttaaaaatatatattttttggtctctatttattataaatatttcaaaaatttatacgGAAAATAAACTGCCTTTGATCATCAACACTTGGGCTTTTGAAGAAGCAAATGAGGCAGCCTGGACATCATTGCAACAAGGTGATTCTGCACTAGATGCTTTAGTGGTTGGTTGCACTACATGTGAGGAGCAGCAGTGTGATGGCACTGTGGGCTATGGCGGTTCACCAGATGAAAATGGAGAAACCACTTTGGATGCCATGATTATGGATGGTTCAAATATGAATATAGGGGCTGTGGGTGGCTTAAGACAAATTAAATCTGCTGCTAAAGTAGCTAGAATGGTTTTGGAGCACACACAACATACTATGCTTGTGGGTGATGCTGCCAGTAATTTTGCCGAAATGATGGGCTTTCGTCGTGAGTCTTTGACTACTCCAAAATCCAAACAAATTTGGCAAGATTGGCACAACAATCGTTGTCAACCTAATTTTTGGCTTAACGTTATACCAGATGCCACCAAACAGTGTGGGCCTTACAAACCTCATAATAAATGGCACAAAAATGATAATGAACGCTATTCCTATAAAGTGGATCAATGGAATCATGATACTATTGGCATGATAGCAATTGATGTAACTGGTAAAATATTTGCAGGTACTTCGACAAATGGAGCTCGTCATAAAATTCCAGGACGTGTAGGTGATTCTCCCATTCCGGGTGCTGGTGCTTATGCTGATAATGAGGTGGGTGCAGCAGTAGCCACAGGCGATGGCGATATTATGATGCGATTTTTACCATCACTATTGGCAGTTGAATTTTTACGTGTGGGCTTAACACCAGAGGAAGCTGCAGCCAAGAGTATGGCTAGAATAGTTAAATATTATCCGCATTTTAGTGGGGCTTTAGTAGTCACAGATCGTTGGGGAAATTATTCAGCTGCCTGTGTGGGTATTGAAAGGTTTCCTTATTCCATAGCTTTTGGAGAAACTAGTACTAGAGTAGAATATAAACAGTGTATACAGCAAAATGCCAAAAGAAGTGACTTAAAgtga
- the Map60 gene encoding uncharacterized protein Map60 isoform X2 yields MPIQLDKILGDIANEKVLHPNYQGATKKEIDDAWTRVGKNSNLSVHESRSIFKVLQKKYEQEKLKDSSTWKLFGLMDQIHKKVVEEKADAKEDEPTAPIEEDEEYEMLEVQEEEDNGQQGHSGESASEGESPAKSNSSTASPEKEEKPVAKAVTRQQTTPTSNAHHQGEKTPSTKLLNTLAANTPKSNSNMATPQTPSATAAALQKKGITMKKTAGNQHSRSLINQNLKNQQGRTAANAGAMHGLEVGKTIQLPDSLKRKLSEDQPSTPQTKRANQQSTPQSSNSASPSAKSASPHRQQHTTTAQLLQLKQERTDQQQQQQQSAASNVTNASNTSGINLITIPANPSGTGLVNGLISTGGGGPSSSTAATVASTASTNGFSPRIEDIDFRNDIIFDANTGVNGATLTGKVANTSEIINLGNFDNSLPPTFFKNLCNSSRHEALGLYVANVMNRLRPRSAAKLEVGILRAILDIQSEELEQ; encoded by the exons ATGCCAATACAGCTGGATAAAATTTTAGGCGATATTGCCAATGAAAAAGTATTGCATCCCAACTATCAGGGCgccacaaaaaaagaaattgatgACGCCTGGACTAGAGTGGGAAAAAATAGCAATTTATCAG TGCATGAATCTCGATCAATTTTTAAAGTGTTGCAAAAAAAATACGAGCAAGAGAAATTGAAAGATTCCTCTACCTGGAAGTTGTTTGGTCTTATGGATCAAATAcacaaaaaagtagtagaagaAAAAGCTGATGCTAAAGAAGA TGAGCCCACTGCACCCATTGAAGAAGACGAGGAGTATGAGATGCTGGAGGTACAGGAAGAGGAAGACAATGGTCAGCAGGGTCATTCAGGTGAGTCAGCCTCAGAAGGTGAAAGTCCAGCAAAATCAAATAGTTCTACTGCATCGCCAGAAAAAGAAGAGAAACCTGTTGCAAAAGCTGTGACCCGTCAGCAGACTACACCAACAAGTAATGCTCATCATCAGGGAGAAAAGACGCCCTCAACAAAACTGCTAAATACTTTAGCAGCCAACACTCCGAAAAGCAACTCAAATATGGCTACACCACAGACGCCGTCAGCCACTGCAGCTGCTTTGCAAAAGAAAGGCATCACCATGAAAAAGACCGCTGGCAATCAACATAGTCGCTCtttaattaatcaaaatcttaaaaatcaACAAG GACGTACAGCTGCAAATGCTGGAGCTATGCATGGATTAGAAGTTGGAAAAACTATACAATTGCCAGACTCGTTGAAACGTAAATTATCAGAAGACCAACCTTCGACCCCACAAACAAAAAGAGCAAATCAACAGAGTACACCACAATCGTCGAACAGTGCTTCACCTTCAGCAAAATCTGCTTCGCCACATAGACAACAGCACACAACCACAGCTCAACTTTTGCAACTTAAACAAGAACGCACTgatcagcagcaacaacaacagcaatctGCGGCCTCTAATGTCACAAATGCTTCAAACACCTCGGGCATTAATCTTATTACAATTCCAGCTAATCCTTCGGGTACGGGCCTTGTTAACGGCCTCATATCCACCGGAGGAGGTGGTCCTTCATCATCTACCGCTGCCACAGTAGCTTCAACCGCTTCTACCAACGGTTTTTCACCCCGTATAGAAGACATTGATTTTCGCAATGATATTATTTTTGATGCCAATACCGGTGTTAACGGCGCTACCCTCACCGGTAAAGTGGCCAACACATCAGAGATAATCAATCTTGGCAATTTCGACAACTCATTGCCACCAACATTCTTCAAAAATCTATGCAATTCTTCGCGACATGAAGCCTTGGGTCTATATGTTGCCAATGTCATGAATCGTTTACGCCCTCGCTCGGCCGCCAAATTGGAAGTGGGTATTCTAAGAGCTATTTTAGACATACAGAGCGAGGAATTGGAACAGTAG
- the Map60 gene encoding uncharacterized protein Map60 isoform X1, translated as MPIQLDKILGDIANEKVLHPNYQGATKKEIDDAWTRVGKNSNLSVHESRSIFKVLQKKYEQEKLKDSSTWKLFGLMDQIHKKVVEEKADAKEDEPTAPIEEDEEYEMLEVQEEEDNGQQGHSGESASEGESPAKSNSSTASPEKEEKPVAKAVTRQQTTPTSNAHHQGEKTPSTKLLNTLAANTPKSNSNMATPQTPSATAAALQKKGITMKKTAGNQHSRSLINQNLKNQQGKISGRTAANAGAMHGLEVGKTIQLPDSLKRKLSEDQPSTPQTKRANQQSTPQSSNSASPSAKSASPHRQQHTTTAQLLQLKQERTDQQQQQQQSAASNVTNASNTSGINLITIPANPSGTGLVNGLISTGGGGPSSSTAATVASTASTNGFSPRIEDIDFRNDIIFDANTGVNGATLTGKVANTSEIINLGNFDNSLPPTFFKNLCNSSRHEALGLYVANVMNRLRPRSAAKLEVGILRAILDIQSEELEQ; from the exons ATGCCAATACAGCTGGATAAAATTTTAGGCGATATTGCCAATGAAAAAGTATTGCATCCCAACTATCAGGGCgccacaaaaaaagaaattgatgACGCCTGGACTAGAGTGGGAAAAAATAGCAATTTATCAG TGCATGAATCTCGATCAATTTTTAAAGTGTTGCAAAAAAAATACGAGCAAGAGAAATTGAAAGATTCCTCTACCTGGAAGTTGTTTGGTCTTATGGATCAAATAcacaaaaaagtagtagaagaAAAAGCTGATGCTAAAGAAGA TGAGCCCACTGCACCCATTGAAGAAGACGAGGAGTATGAGATGCTGGAGGTACAGGAAGAGGAAGACAATGGTCAGCAGGGTCATTCAGGTGAGTCAGCCTCAGAAGGTGAAAGTCCAGCAAAATCAAATAGTTCTACTGCATCGCCAGAAAAAGAAGAGAAACCTGTTGCAAAAGCTGTGACCCGTCAGCAGACTACACCAACAAGTAATGCTCATCATCAGGGAGAAAAGACGCCCTCAACAAAACTGCTAAATACTTTAGCAGCCAACACTCCGAAAAGCAACTCAAATATGGCTACACCACAGACGCCGTCAGCCACTGCAGCTGCTTTGCAAAAGAAAGGCATCACCATGAAAAAGACCGCTGGCAATCAACATAGTCGCTCtttaattaatcaaaatcttaaaaatcaACAAGGTAAAATAAGTG GACGTACAGCTGCAAATGCTGGAGCTATGCATGGATTAGAAGTTGGAAAAACTATACAATTGCCAGACTCGTTGAAACGTAAATTATCAGAAGACCAACCTTCGACCCCACAAACAAAAAGAGCAAATCAACAGAGTACACCACAATCGTCGAACAGTGCTTCACCTTCAGCAAAATCTGCTTCGCCACATAGACAACAGCACACAACCACAGCTCAACTTTTGCAACTTAAACAAGAACGCACTgatcagcagcaacaacaacagcaatctGCGGCCTCTAATGTCACAAATGCTTCAAACACCTCGGGCATTAATCTTATTACAATTCCAGCTAATCCTTCGGGTACGGGCCTTGTTAACGGCCTCATATCCACCGGAGGAGGTGGTCCTTCATCATCTACCGCTGCCACAGTAGCTTCAACCGCTTCTACCAACGGTTTTTCACCCCGTATAGAAGACATTGATTTTCGCAATGATATTATTTTTGATGCCAATACCGGTGTTAACGGCGCTACCCTCACCGGTAAAGTGGCCAACACATCAGAGATAATCAATCTTGGCAATTTCGACAACTCATTGCCACCAACATTCTTCAAAAATCTATGCAATTCTTCGCGACATGAAGCCTTGGGTCTATATGTTGCCAATGTCATGAATCGTTTACGCCCTCGCTCGGCCGCCAAATTGGAAGTGGGTATTCTAAGAGCTATTTTAGACATACAGAGCGAGGAATTGGAACAGTAG